DNA sequence from the Jatrophihabitans sp. genome:
GCTGTCGCCTCGCATGACGCTCCTCCTGGGGAAACGCTGTTCTAAACCATGGCGCGGGCTCCACTATTCCAGCGGATCGCCCAGCCGCAGCGGAGCTGCCTCATAGCGTCCCTCATGGGCGATGACCGGCCGCTGGTCTGCGGCCAGCTCCGGGTACTTGGCCTCCAGCCGACTACGCGCCTGCGCCTGGGCGCGCAATTCAGCCAGGTAGCCGCGGTCGCCATGATAGGTGCCCCGCCAGGTCTGCGGCTGGCTGTCGTGCGCGGGTGGCACGGCGGCCACGCCCGACAGCGCGCATCCGGCCGGTAGTTTCACAGCGCGCGACCGGCACACCGGGCAGGCCGGCAGCTCCGCGGTGAAGGACTGGATCACTTCAAAACGGTGGCCCTGCTGGCAGCGCAGGTCATAGATCGGCATCGTTGACTCACCACAGGCTCATCGAACGGCGGAATATCGCGGCCAGATCCTCCTCGCCGACCGGCCGGGGGCAGGTCGCCAGCAGCCGCTGTTGCTTCATCGCACCGCCGACCAGGCCGTCGATGTCGCTCTCGTCGTAACCGACCCCGCCCACCCCGTTGGGCAGGCCGATGTCACGCATCAGGGCGGCCACCACAGCGGGTAGGAACGCTGAGGCGTCAGAGGGTTGATCGGCGTCGGGCGCCAGCAGCCGGGCAGCCCGGAGGTGGCGTTCGGGCTGGGCCGAGAAGGTGAACCGGAACGCCTCCGGAGCGGTCAGCGCCACGGACATCCCGTGCGGGACCATCGGTTCCTCCTGCGGGTAGTCCTTGGGACGGAAGTCCTTGACCCGGCCGGCGATCGGATAGGCATTGGCATGCGGGATGTGCACGCCGGCGTTGCCGAAGCCCATGCCCGCGAAGGTCGCGGCCATCGCCATCGCCAGCCGGGCGTCGCGATCCTCGCCATCGCGCACCGCAGGCCGGAACGATCCGGACAGCAGAGTCAGCGCTTTTTCCGACCACATGTCGGCGATCGGGTTCGACCCGCAATAGGGCACCCGTTGCTCAGCCCGCTTGTGCTCGTAGGTGGTGTAGGGGCGTGCGGTGTAGCTCTCCAGGGCATGGCAGAGGATGTCCATGCCGGCGGCCGCGGTCACACCGGCGGGCTGGGTCAGCGTCAGGTCCGGGTCGATGACCGCCAGAGTGGGTCGTAGCCGGACGTGGCTGATTCCGGTTTTCACCTTCATCGCAAGAACGTCAAGCACGCAGATGGTGGTCGACTCCGAGCCGGTCCCCGTGGTCGTCGGCACCGCGATCAACGGTTTCAGCGCGACGCTCGGGGCTTTGCCGGCGCCTACCGGCGCGTTGATGTAGTCCATCAGCTCGCCTGGATTGGTGTACAGCAGGTTGACCGCCTTGGCGGTGTCGATGCTGGACCCGCCCCCGACCGCCACGAAGGCGTCCCACGGCCCGTTGGCCTTGGCCCAGTCCACGGCGTGGCGCAGGCTCTGGTCGGTCGGCTCGATGTGGGACTCGTCGAAGACCTCGGCCTCGATGCCGAAGGCGGCCATCTGCTCGGCTATCCGTTGCGGCACGCCGGTCGCGCTGAGACCGCGGTCGGTGACCACCAGCGCCCGGCGAACGTCGTATTGGGAAAGGTCGAAACCGATCTCAGCGGAGGCGCCCGGCCCGAACTTCAGCTGCGGGCAGCCGTAGGTGAAGATGCTTTCCGGATGCGACGGCGCGGGATACTCGGTCATGAGCTGGCCTTATCGGTGAGGATCGCAGCGAGCGCCAGCGAGCGAGGACCGGAGCGGAGAAGGCCAGCGGGACACCCCGTCATGAGCTGGCCTTATCGGTGAGGATCGCGCTGCTAGGCATAGGAACCGGACGGGGCCAGTCGCATCGACCGGAGCTGGGCGGCGTCATGGCCGAACACCACTGTGGCGTCGGTCCTCTCGGCGATGCCTCGGATCTTCTCGACTGACTCGTAGAACGCGGCGAGGTCGTTGACGATGGCAGCCGGGACGGCGGGTGGGCCGTAGGAGTCCCCCATGTACACCGCGTCCGAGGTGAAGATCATGGTTCCGCTCTCCCGCAGCGACACCTGCATAGCCATCGTTCCCGGCGTGTGCCCGGGCGCCTGGATGAAGTTGACGCCGGGCAGGAACTCCGAGTCGTCGGACACCGTCTGAAACTCCAGGCCGTCGTAATCAGCCTTGAGATGAGCGCCGCTGAACTCGCCCTGATATCCGAACGCGAAGTCCTTCTCCGCCTCAGAGCAGACCAGGGTGGCGCCGGACCCGGCGAACATCTTGGCGTTGCCGGCATGGTCGAAATGCAGATGGGACAGCACCACGTGGCTGAGATCCTCAGCCTGCACGCCGAGCTGCCCCAACCTGGCGTCGAGGTGCTGTTCGTCGCTGACCTGGTCATAGGGGAAGAATTCCTGCAAGCCGGTCGGCGCCCACCTGGTCTCCCAGTCGCGCGGGCAACTGGTGTCCCAGAGCAGGGTGCCCTCGGGTGTCTCGACCAGGACTGCGTGGGTGGTGCAGGGATACCACTCGACGGGTCGGTCCTTCTCCGCTCGGGGGCGGATGCTGCGTCCGGGCTTGAGAAGCAGCCAGGTCAAATCACAGCTCATCGCACCGCAATCGAGGATATGCAGCCTGGTCGCGAACGCCATCGGATCCTCCTCGGACCGAGGTTGCCTCGGTTATCCAGACTGGACCGCTGGTCGCGGGCCTGTCAACGCCTCGACCGGCCCGCTAGTCAGCCGGCGACGTGGACCCGCTTGCTGACGGCGGCACGACGGTCGGTGAGCAGCCGCCGCGCGTGGGTCAACGCCGGCGCCGGGTCCCGCCACCGGCCCACGCTGTGCACGGCGCCGGCTCCGGAGTAGAGCGCGCCGGCCAGGTCACGGACCACCCCGCCGCGCCGCTCGACCAGCGCTCGGCGCAGGTCGCCCTCCCACCAGGAGTACCGCACTCCCCCGACGGCTGTCACCGGCTCCACCGGCGCCCGCCAGCGGCCGGTGGCCAGCGCCGCCCAGGTCGCCGGCAGGTTCGCTCCGGCTCGCACCGCCAGGGCCAGCGAGCCGTAGAACCGGCCGTTGAGATCGATCAGCCGAGGGACCCCGTCGGCCGGCACGATGAACTGCAACTCGGCCAGGCCGAACCAGCCCAGGGCTGCGAACAGCGCGGCGGCGCGTTCGGCCAGCTCGGGGTCGACCGGCACGCTGACCGCGCGGCAGCTTGCTCCGGCTCCGGGCGGCCAGACCCGCGAGGCGACCTGCATCGAATGGGCGGCGACCTGCCGGCCGCCAGCGGTCGTCACGGCGGCGTAGGCCATCAGGTAGCCGTCCAGGAATTCCTGCACCTCGGCCTCGCCCCCCACAGCGGCGATCTCAGAGACCCGGCGGCGAGTGGCGGTGGCGCCGAGGACCACGTTGGTGTCGATCCGTGGCGGCGCCCCGGCCAGGCCCGGGCGGGCGTGCATGCGGGCCTTCACCACGACCGGCCGGGTCTCATCCGACAGCGAGGCCGGGGCCAAGGTCTGCGGGACCCCGAATCCGGCAGCCACCGCGGCCTCGGCCAGCCGCGCCTTGTCAAGGGCGTCCAGCACGCTCTGGTGACCGGCGTGCGGCACCACCGCCGCAACTGCGTCGCGATGCTCGGACAGCGTCAGCACTTCGGCCTCGCCGGCGCCGAAGACCACCTCGTAACCGCCCTCGCGCACCGCCTGCTCCACCGCAGCCAGAAACGCCGGTTGGTCCTCATGCGCGGCGGGCACCGCGTGCCGGCGCGTGCACGCTCGCGACGAGGACGCCAGGCCGCAGCCGTCCGGCGCGCCCACGCCGACCTGCCAGCCGGCCTGCGCCAACGCGCGGACAGCCGCCAGCGCACCCCGGCTGAAACCCTGCTCGACCACCAATGCCCGCACGCGCACTCCCG
Encoded proteins:
- a CDS encoding zinc ribbon domain-containing protein, whose translation is MPIYDLRCQQGHRFEVIQSFTAELPACPVCRSRAVKLPAGCALSGVAAVPPAHDSQPQTWRGTYHGDRGYLAELRAQAQARSRLEAKYPELAADQRPVIAHEGRYEAAPLRLGDPLE
- a CDS encoding hydroxyacid-oxoacid transhydrogenase; this encodes MTEYPAPSHPESIFTYGCPQLKFGPGASAEIGFDLSQYDVRRALVVTDRGLSATGVPQRIAEQMAAFGIEAEVFDESHIEPTDQSLRHAVDWAKANGPWDAFVAVGGGSSIDTAKAVNLLYTNPGELMDYINAPVGAGKAPSVALKPLIAVPTTTGTGSESTTICVLDVLAMKVKTGISHVRLRPTLAVIDPDLTLTQPAGVTAAAGMDILCHALESYTARPYTTYEHKRAEQRVPYCGSNPIADMWSEKALTLLSGSFRPAVRDGEDRDARLAMAMAATFAGMGFGNAGVHIPHANAYPIAGRVKDFRPKDYPQEEPMVPHGMSVALTAPEAFRFTFSAQPERHLRAARLLAPDADQPSDASAFLPAVVAALMRDIGLPNGVGGVGYDESDIDGLVGGAMKQQRLLATCPRPVGEEDLAAIFRRSMSLW
- a CDS encoding N-acyl homoserine lactonase family protein, translated to MSCDLTWLLLKPGRSIRPRAEKDRPVEWYPCTTHAVLVETPEGTLLWDTSCPRDWETRWAPTGLQEFFPYDQVSDEQHLDARLGQLGVQAEDLSHVVLSHLHFDHAGNAKMFAGSGATLVCSEAEKDFAFGYQGEFSGAHLKADYDGLEFQTVSDDSEFLPGVNFIQAPGHTPGTMAMQVSLRESGTMIFTSDAVYMGDSYGPPAVPAAIVNDLAAFYESVEKIRGIAERTDATVVFGHDAAQLRSMRLAPSGSYA
- a CDS encoding ATP-grasp domain-containing protein translates to MRALVVEQGFSRGALAAVRALAQAGWQVGVGAPDGCGLASSSRACTRRHAVPAAHEDQPAFLAAVEQAVREGGYEVVFGAGEAEVLTLSEHRDAVAAVVPHAGHQSVLDALDKARLAEAAVAAGFGVPQTLAPASLSDETRPVVVKARMHARPGLAGAPPRIDTNVVLGATATRRRVSEIAAVGGEAEVQEFLDGYLMAYAAVTTAGGRQVAAHSMQVASRVWPPGAGASCRAVSVPVDPELAERAAALFAALGWFGLAELQFIVPADGVPRLIDLNGRFYGSLALAVRAGANLPATWAALATGRWRAPVEPVTAVGGVRYSWWEGDLRRALVERRGGVVRDLAGALYSGAGAVHSVGRWRDPAPALTHARRLLTDRRAAVSKRVHVAG